The following coding sequences lie in one Polluticoccus soli genomic window:
- a CDS encoding PadR family transcriptional regulator, which yields MTIDNTESQMRKGLLELCILGIIHKEKEAYPSDILEQLKEAKLVVLEGTLYPLLTRLKNAGMLSYRWEESPSGPPRKYYALTKIGLKFYAQLRTTWDELSNAVNHLTTSL from the coding sequence ATGACGATAGACAATACAGAATCGCAAATGCGGAAAGGGCTGCTGGAGCTGTGCATCTTAGGCATAATTCACAAAGAGAAAGAAGCCTATCCAAGTGATATATTGGAGCAGCTGAAGGAAGCGAAGCTGGTGGTGTTGGAAGGGACACTGTACCCGCTGCTTACGCGCCTTAAAAATGCTGGGATGCTGAGCTATCGTTGGGAAGAATCGCCGAGCGGGCCGCCGCGCAAATATTATGCGCTTACAAAAATAGGGTTGAAGTTCTATGCACAACTTCGAACAACTTGGGACGAGTTGAGCAATGCTGTTAATCATTTAACCACTTCATTATAA
- a CDS encoding FAD-binding oxidoreductase has protein sequence MDFRKISEQDIAYFRSVGGIKNIFTDNENLTVAASDQTEDLHYLPEVVLQPETVEAVSAIMRYCNEHRLPVTPRGAGTGLSGGALPVFGGVVLDMKRFNKILNVDKRNLQVVVEPGVITQELQDHVKAEGLMYPPDPASKGSCFIGGNVSENSGGPRAVKYGVVKDYVLNLEVVMPNGDVMWTGANVLKNATGYNLTQLIVGSEGTLAVITKIVLKLIPAVKHDLLMLVPFRSAIDACAAVNAIFMAGYLPSALEFMERDAIEWSMKYVESAGISLPEDIQAHLLIEVDGNNLDQLYKEMEAIAEVVQQFDIDEILFADSHEQKQMLWTLRRKVGEAVKANSIYKEEDTVVPRAELPELLRVIKEIGKEYGFHSVCYGHAGDGNLHVNIVKGDMSDDDWNNKLTEGIRKLFKEVVRMGGTISGEHGIGLVQKNYMDIAFNAAQMQLMKEIKKVFDPNGILNPGKIFAA, from the coding sequence ATGGATTTCAGAAAGATATCTGAGCAGGACATTGCTTATTTCCGTTCTGTAGGCGGCATCAAGAATATTTTTACTGACAATGAGAATTTGACCGTTGCCGCATCAGACCAAACGGAAGACCTGCATTATTTGCCCGAGGTAGTATTGCAGCCGGAAACCGTGGAGGCCGTAAGCGCCATCATGCGTTACTGCAATGAGCACCGCCTGCCTGTAACCCCGCGGGGTGCAGGAACTGGCCTGAGTGGAGGTGCTTTGCCAGTATTTGGTGGCGTGGTGCTCGATATGAAGCGGTTCAATAAAATACTGAACGTTGACAAACGCAATCTACAGGTTGTTGTAGAACCCGGCGTGATAACACAGGAATTGCAGGACCATGTGAAAGCTGAGGGACTGATGTATCCTCCCGATCCCGCGAGTAAAGGTTCGTGCTTTATAGGTGGTAATGTCTCTGAAAATTCTGGCGGCCCACGAGCTGTGAAATATGGTGTGGTGAAAGACTATGTGCTCAACCTTGAAGTAGTGATGCCCAATGGCGATGTGATGTGGACCGGCGCTAATGTTTTGAAAAATGCAACCGGTTACAATCTTACACAGCTCATCGTGGGTAGCGAAGGTACACTGGCCGTCATCACTAAAATCGTTTTGAAACTGATTCCGGCTGTAAAGCATGACTTGCTGATGCTTGTTCCCTTTCGGTCTGCCATCGACGCGTGCGCTGCAGTGAATGCTATTTTCATGGCTGGATATCTGCCGTCGGCGTTGGAGTTTATGGAAAGAGATGCGATAGAGTGGTCTATGAAATACGTTGAATCGGCAGGTATTTCGCTGCCCGAGGATATACAGGCACACCTGTTGATAGAAGTAGATGGCAATAATCTCGATCAGCTGTATAAAGAAATGGAAGCGATAGCAGAAGTAGTGCAGCAATTCGACATCGATGAAATATTATTTGCCGACAGCCATGAGCAAAAGCAAATGTTATGGACCTTGAGGCGTAAAGTAGGCGAAGCTGTAAAGGCCAATTCCATCTACAAGGAAGAAGATACCGTTGTGCCACGCGCAGAATTACCCGAACTGCTACGCGTCATCAAAGAGATCGGCAAGGAGTATGGATTCCATTCTGTGTGTTACGGACATGCCGGCGATGGCAATCTGCACGTCAACATAGTAAAGGGAGACATGAGCGATGATGACTGGAATAACAAGTTGACTGAAGGTATCCGGAAACTATTTAAAGAAGTGGTGCGAATGGGAGGCACGATTTCCGGTGAACACGGAATTGGCCTGGTGCAGAAGAACTATATGGATATTGCCTTCAATGCCGCGCAAATGCAACTGATGAAAGAGATCAAAAAAGTGTTCGATCCTAATGGCATTTTGAACCCCGGAAAGATATTTGCAGCCTGA
- a CDS encoding sodium:solute symporter — MGSAVLLYIVLAYFALLLSIAFYTSRNSNNESFFIGNRNSKWWVVAFGMIGTSLSGMTFISVPGTVGKSGFDYFQVVIGYWIGYFAVAFILLPIYYNLRLTSIYSYLDKRLGIIAYKTGALFFILSRTLGATLRLYLVIKVLELFVLEDMGIPFEITSVLILALILLYTYRGGVKTIVWTDTLQTTFMLLGLIVCVVYIMNSLHLDLSGTWAAMQEKGYSKMIHTDPLAPNFFLKQILGGAFITIAMTGLDQEMMQKNISVSNLKDSQKNMITFCFTLLVVNFIFLLLGGLLYLYADANGITATGDDLFPTIAVKSGLPFFITVCFLIGLVSALFPSADGALTALTSSFCIDILGMKRRTDWDEKQKARVRLIVHNVMAIIFLGCVFFFREVDNGSLIQTLLVVAGYTYGPLLALFVFGIFTKRKLIDGAIPVVCLLAPIVCYVLKQHDKQWLNGYAIGTELLIINASLTFLLLFLCSKKGNAVELTAD, encoded by the coding sequence ATGGGATCAGCAGTTTTGCTCTACATAGTACTGGCTTATTTTGCTTTGCTGTTAAGCATTGCCTTTTATACCTCTCGCAATTCCAACAATGAATCCTTTTTCATCGGTAACCGCAATAGTAAATGGTGGGTAGTTGCCTTTGGTATGATCGGTACCTCACTGTCTGGAATGACGTTTATTTCCGTACCCGGTACTGTTGGCAAATCAGGCTTTGATTATTTCCAGGTGGTGATAGGGTATTGGATCGGATACTTTGCCGTCGCATTTATCTTGTTGCCCATTTATTATAATCTGCGGTTAACTTCTATCTATTCCTACCTGGATAAACGTTTGGGAATAATCGCTTACAAAACGGGAGCTCTATTTTTTATCCTGTCGCGCACATTGGGTGCCACACTCCGCCTTTACCTTGTGATAAAGGTCCTGGAGCTCTTCGTCCTGGAGGACATGGGTATTCCGTTCGAAATAACATCGGTTCTTATACTCGCATTGATATTGCTCTACACCTACCGTGGCGGCGTGAAGACAATTGTTTGGACAGACACGCTGCAAACTACTTTCATGTTATTAGGGCTGATAGTGTGCGTGGTCTACATTATGAACTCTCTGCACCTGGACCTCAGCGGAACCTGGGCGGCTATGCAGGAGAAGGGATATTCAAAAATGATTCATACAGACCCGCTGGCGCCCAACTTTTTCCTGAAACAAATACTCGGTGGCGCTTTTATCACTATTGCTATGACCGGTCTTGACCAGGAAATGATGCAGAAGAATATCAGCGTGAGCAACCTGAAAGACTCCCAGAAAAACATGATCACCTTCTGCTTTACACTGCTGGTGGTGAATTTTATTTTCCTTTTGCTGGGCGGATTGTTGTACTTGTATGCAGATGCTAACGGAATTACTGCTACCGGAGATGATCTATTTCCGACGATTGCTGTAAAAAGTGGGTTGCCCTTCTTTATCACAGTGTGTTTCTTGATAGGACTCGTTTCGGCGCTGTTCCCAAGTGCAGATGGTGCGTTAACAGCCTTGACGTCTTCGTTCTGCATCGACATTCTGGGTATGAAAAGAAGGACAGACTGGGATGAAAAACAAAAAGCACGTGTACGCCTCATCGTACACAATGTGATGGCTATAATTTTCCTGGGGTGTGTATTCTTCTTCAGAGAGGTGGATAATGGATCTTTGATCCAGACCCTGCTGGTGGTAGCGGGATATACGTATGGCCCGCTATTGGCGCTGTTTGTTTTCGGGATATTCACCAAGCGAAAATTGATAGACGGCGCTATACCAGTGGTATGCCTGCTGGCGCCTATAGTATGTTATGTATTAAAGCAGCACGATAAACAATGGCTAAACGGTTATGCCATCGGCACAGAACTGCTAATAATAAACGCTTCATTGACCTTTTTGCTACTATTTTTGTGCTCAAAGAAGGGAAATGCAGTAGAATTGACCGCTGATTAA